The sequence AGGTACAAAATGCAAATATTGCCATTGAGACGGCATCCGGGGGTATTGGAATGGACTTTCATGTCGGTGTTTTAGGAAAGGAGGGACAATAGAATGAGCGAATACAATAAACCGCTGCCACTTGTAACTGAATTGAGCAAGCACTTTTATGATGGTTGCAAACAAGGCGAGTTGCTTTATCAGAAATGCGATGATTGCGGGCAGATCGTGTTTTATCCGAAAGAACTTTGCCCAGCCTGCATGGGCCGTCGTTTGAGCTGGCGAAAATCCAACGGAAAAGGAAAAATTTACACTTTTACGGTCACATACGATGCCGCCCCGCCCGAATTTGCGACAGATGTCCCCTACGCCCTCGCGCTCATCG is a genomic window of Desulfosalsimonas propionicica containing:
- a CDS encoding Zn-ribbon domain-containing OB-fold protein, producing MSEYNKPLPLVTELSKHFYDGCKQGELLYQKCDDCGQIVFYPKELCPACMGRRLSWRKSNGKGKIYTFTVTYDAAPPEFATDVPYALALIDVDEGFRMMSNIVECDFDKLRCEMPVEVVFDQITPDIALPKFRPSEPDEQ